The Bacillus sp. FJAT-27916 genomic interval ACATCCATTCCTGCTCATTTACTCTAAGTACCGGGAACCACTCAATGACTGTCACGACAATCATAAAGAACAGCGCCGGAATAAAAGCATGACGATTTGTTTGCTTAACCTTGGCAGCTCCAACAACGAGTCCGACAATCAGCAGCAGAATCGGATAGCCGATGAAGGAGGAAAGCGCCTCATTCTCTCCCGCAAAAAAGACAAAGCGCAAGTAAGCAAGGTCAGCCAAAACAATGACGACGATTACAAGCTGAACTGCATTCCACAAGAAACTTGATTTAAAAATAGAAAGACCCAGCCGATGCACAGTCAAATAGGCAAAAAAACACATCTGACTAATGACACTAAAGATAAACCCTATACCCATAAGCCACAGGAAGCTTGTGAACAGGCCTAATAATGATTGACCTCGAAAGTCCTCCCAAGCAACAATCAAGCCGACGACTCCTGCGGTAATTCCGCCAATGAACAATGTATTCATAAATAATTTCACCCAGTATCGACTACTCATACTTCCCCACCCTCTATGTATGTTCTTCTAAATTGTACCAATCAGATTTTCAAAAATCTATCATTTCTGCCAACCATGTATATTTTTTACGTTCTGTCTCATGCTATCTATGTAGATTTTTATGATAAGGAGGACAGCCCTATGTCTAAGAAAGCACTAGGTGTCGCGATTGCCTGCTGCAGCATCGCCCTCGCCTCAGGCTGCAGCGAAGGCAGTGACGAAAAGAATGCTGACTCTTATTCAGACGAGAAGAAGATGATTGTCGATGTCCTAGAGACCGATGAAGGTAAAAAAGCCATCCAAAATGCCCTTGCGGATAAGAATGTGAAGGCCGAGCTTATCATGGATGAGGAGACGATTAAAAAAACAATTGAGACGACACTGACATCAGAGAAAGAAATGGATTTTTGGAAAAAGGCTTTCAGTGATCATGATTTCGTCAAAGCATTGGCCAAGGGGATGAAATCTTCTCACACTGACCTTTTAAAGGACTTAATGAAAGACCCTGAATATACTGCCCTTTTAACAGATGTCTTAAAGAGTGCTGATATGCAGAAGGAATTTATCAGCATTCTAAAGGAGAAGGACGTGCGCAAGGAGCTGAAGAAGCTTGTCACTGAAACACTCGAAAACCCTCTCTACCAGGAACAAATCAGTGATATCCTGCTGAAGGCTTCCGATGAAAAATCATCCAAGAAAAGCGAAGATAGTTCATCAAGCCAATCCGAACCCTCCCAATAATCTCTTGATAGTCAGGAGTAAAAAAAGGCTGTCCCCTTTTGGGACAGCCTCCTGCTTTTCCTTTACTTGCCGACAATCTTTGTAATCTTCTCAGCCATTTCCGTAAAGATCTCCCCTGTTGGATGATCCTCAGCATAGATAGAAGGAGCAAACTCCTCATCATTCCAATCCGGCTGTCCTAATGGCAGTTTGCCAAGCAGCTCTGCCTCAAGCTCATCTGCCAGCTTCTCTCCGCCGCCGCGTCCGAAAACATACTCTTTCTCACCAGTCGTTTTACTTTCATAGTAAGACATATTCTCGATAACACCAATCACTTCATGATTCGTACGAAGAGCCATTGCTCCTGCCCGAGCCGCTACGAAGGCAGCTGTTGGATGTGGAGTTGTCACGATAATCTCCTTACAAGATGGAAGCATGGAGTGTACATCAAGCGCTACATCACCTGTTCCCGGCGGAAGATCAAGAAGGAGGTAGTCAAGTTCTCCCCATTCAACCTCCTGGAAGAAATTATTGAGCATTTTGCCAAGCATAGGGCCCCTCCAAATAATTGGCGCATTATCCTCAACAAACATCCCCATAGAAATAACTTTTACACCCATTCGATTCACCGGATAGATACGTTCTCCCTTTACGGTTGGTCTTTCTTGGATGCCCATCATATCAGGCACACTGAAGCCATAAATATCCGCATCGACCAAGCCAACCTTCTTACCAAGACGAGCCAATGCTACAGCTAAATTAACGGATACAGTTGATTTACCAACACCGCCCTTACCACTCGCAATGGCGATAAAGGTCGTATCGCTATCAAGCAGCCCCTTCTCTTCTTTCGGCATGGAGGCACGGAATTTCTCCAGCACCTCTGCAGGCAGATCCGCAAAGCGAATTCCTACTGTATTGGCTCCGCCTTCTTTGAGCGCATTAACAATAGTCTGCTGAATTTGCAGCTGTTCGGCGGTTCCCGTCTTAGCAATCGCGACCTTCACACTTACATGCTGCTTCTCTTCTTTTATCTTTATTTCAATGATTCCATTGGTTTCTTCAAGGGTTCTATTTAAAAATGGGTCTTTAATATCTTTGAGCAATTCCTTCACACTTGCTTCTGTCAGCACTATCGACACCTACCTTGTATGTATTAGTAAACGCTTTAAGTATACCATACTCGCCAGATATCTTTAGCAGGATTTGCCTTTACCCGTCAATCAGCGACATCTTCCTTTAAGAAATAGCGGATAACCCCTGTATAAATAGAGAGTGCAATATCATCTTGATACACCTTATTCTGAAGGTCCTTCCGCTCCTGGTCATTAGACAAAAAACCGACCTCCACCAGCACTCCAGGTTTTTTAGCATACTTAACCAAATAAACATTTTCAAGCGGCTTTGCATGCCTTGTTGAGTTGTTCAAGGTGCGGATAAGCTCTGCTTGAATCAGCTTAGCAGCCCGTTTGTTTTCCTTAAATTTTGGGGAATAAAAAGTTTGGGCTCCCTTTGATTTGCTCTGTGGGAAGGCATTGGCATGAACACTAATAAACATATCAGCCTCAGACTCATTAATAAAATTCGTTCGATTGATTAGATCAGTCCGTTTCCGCTCCCTGACCGTACCCGCCTTTTCATCAGCAAGGTCTATATCCTCTTCTCTTGTCATGAGAACAAGGGCCCCCTGTTCCTGCAGGTAATCCCTCAGCTTCATGGATATAGGGAGTGTTATATTCTTCTCAATAACCCCTTTAAAGGCTGCACCGCCATCAATACCCCCGTGCCCTGGGTCAATGATGATTACTTTGCCTGCCAGCGGAAGATTCCACGCCTTAAAAGAAGCATCCTGGTTCATCTTGTAAGTCGTCAACAAAAAAAGAACGGCCACACCTAATAGAAATCCAGTTACAATCAGCTTCTTCCGTAAGTTCATATTCAATCCCCTTTACCCAAGAATCCTATTTACTGTATCTTATGGGACAAGGTTAGAGGATAGAACCCGAACTATTTCTTCATTCGCGTTTTGTGCCGCTGAATACCCTTTGAATATCCCTCGAGCCACCACGTTGTCACGTATTCCCGCGTAAGTGAACGCAGGGTATCCTCAAGAAAAGGTGCAGCCTCTCCCATTGGCTGGTTCAAATGATAAAACAGCTGGGCAGCGAGTGCATCCAGCTCCCTTTTGGACCGCCGCATGATTTCCTCCGGTGATTCGCCATACTTAGCGAACTTACTGTAGGCAGATCCTAAAAGGAAGGATTCAACGGCCATATCATAACAATGCTCTTCAGCCGGCTCCAGCGGATAACCAGGAAGCGACTTAAGTCCTTTGGCTAAGTGGCGGTAATGCCGGCCAAGCAGCTCCAATGAGAAATCCTTCAAGGCTTCCCGCTCATATTGCTGCTGCTTCTCCTTCCGAAAGGCAGTAAAATTCAAAACTGTATTCAATATAAACACCTCAAATTCACTTTAAAGCCTGTCACTGGCCTTATTTGCTTATTAGTGTTTGAAGGAAACGAGCCGCTCATGCCATGGGATAAATGGGAATGTTTTATAACATAAAAGGACCCCCGAACATACGGGAGTCCTCCTCTTATCTATTCTATTGTTCGTGGTAAATTTCCCAGTGACCCTCAAAATAGTTACTCATTCGCTATTATGTGGCCTTTCACAGCAATTCGTTTTGCTCCGCTTTTCGTACAAGTAATCAGAGTGATTTCTCTTTTCCCTGGAGTCTCATTTAGGACATCTACATCAGTTGGCTTTATAATCTTTTTTGACTCAACTTGATAGACAAATTTACCCTGCTTGCCTTCCAACTGGATTTGATCACCTATCTTTATCTCATCCAACCGATTAAAATGCCTTCCATATACCACGCTATTATGTCCAGCAATGGTGAAATTGCCCTGACCGGGTACTTGATTCTTTCTTATCTGGGTTAATGCGACGTTTAAATATTCCTGCGTTGGTTCAGGCAATACAGGAGCCTCCAATTCAATTGATGGAATAGACAGTATAATAAGCCTTTTGATATCTGCCTTATCTATATTGAAAGAGGAGCTCAATTCTTCTTTAATGGATTCTGACCTGCCGGTATTATCCATATTGCGAATAGCTTCTAATACAGACTGCAATTGATTAATACTTTCTTTTTGCTTCTCTTGAATATGATAAGAATAAAGTAAACAAACAACGCCAACCAGAAATAATAAACCACCTATTTTTCTCATAAAGCCCAATTCATCTTTTTGCTCGTTTTGTTAGTAATAAAATACCTGCCATGATCAAAACAATACCCAACGTAATGAGAATTCTTGATGAAGTATCCCCAGTTTGCGGGAGCCTATCAATAACATCTATATTTGTCTTGTTATGATCTTCGGAATCCTCCGTTACTCCCCCAGCAGGATTAGAAGCTAGCGGTTCCTCTGGAACAAGTACTTGTATATTTGATGAATCATCTTCTGGTGAATCAGTTATTACCTCTTTTTCGATCAAATGATTTTCAAACTCAATTTCCACCGTCTGGTTACCATTTACTTCAATTGTTATTACTGCATCTGAAAGCTGATAGCCTTCTGGTGCCTTCGTTTCTTTAATATAATATGTACCATATGGTAATTTTTCAAATGTAACAATTCCATGCTTATCTGTTTTACCTGTAGAAATAAACCTTTCCCCTTGATATAGGGCGAATTCGGCACCTTCCAATACCTCTTTATTTTTAGAGTCGATTTTCATAATCTTAATGGAACCTAGTTCTGTTTCATCTTTGATTGGGACATTATCGAATCTCTTTTCATCCACCTTTTCCTTGTCCACGGTCACTTTTCTAATTTCAGTCGACAATTGGTAGCCTTCCGGTGCAACGATTTCTTTCACATAATAGGTGCCATATGGCAGATTCGTAAACGAAACGATACCATCTTCGTTAGATTTCACATCTGCGTGGCCCGCTTCCTTTGTACATTCCTTATCCATATACAGACGGAAGGTAGCACCTTCTAATTGTTTACCCGTTCCTTTTTCAACCTTCGTAAACTGGATGGACCCTTTTTCGACGATGATTAATTCATTGTCAAATGTGCCTGCATCTACTGCTTCCCCATCCACAGTCACCATTCGAACTTCCGTGGATAACTGGTAGCCTTTCGGCGCAGCAATCTCTTTCACATAATAAGTACCATAGGATAATTCGGTGAACGATACGATTCCATTTTTATCAGATTTTACATCTGCATGGCCCGCTTCCTTTGTACATTCCTTATCCATATACAGGCGGAAGGTAGCTCCTTCTAATTGTTTACCCGTTCCTTTTTCGATTTTCGTAAACTGGATAGACCCTTTTGGTTCTTCAATGATGATTAATTCATTTTCGAATGTCCCTGCATCTACTACTTCCCCATCCACAGTCACCTCTCGGATTTCTGTCGATAACTGGTAGCCCTCCGGTGCAGCGACCTCTTTCACATAATAGGTGCCGTATGGCAGATCCGTAAACGAAACGATACCATCTTCGTTAGATTTCACATCTGTGTGGTCCGCTTCCTTTGTACATTCCTTATCCATATACAGGCGGAAGGTAGCTCCTTCTAATTGTTTACCCGTTCCTTTTTCGATTTTCGTAAACTGGATAGACCCTTTTGGTTCTTCGACGATAATTAATTCATTGTCGAATGTCCCTGCATCTACCACTTCCTTATCCACAGTCACCTCTCGAACTTCCGTGGATAACTGGTAGCCCTCAGGCGCAGCAACCTCTTTCACATAATAAGTACCATAGGATAATTCGGTGAACGATACCATTCCCTCTTTATCAGACTGCACATCTGCGTGGTCCGCTTCCTTTGTGCATTCCTTATCCATATACAGACGGAAGGTAGCTCCTTCTAATTGTTTACCCGTTCCTTTTTCGATTTTCCTAAACTGGATAGACCCTTTTGGTTCTTCAATGATGATTAATTCATTTTCGAATGTCCCTGCATGTACCACTTCCTTATCCACAGTCACCTCTCGGATTTCTGTCGATAACTCGTAGCCTTCTGGCGCCTCGACCTCTTTCACATAATAAGTACCGTATGAGAGATTTTTGAACGATATGATTCCCTCTTTATCAGACTGCACATCTGCATGGCCCGCTTCCTTTGTACATTCCTTATCCATATACAGACGGAAGGTAGCTCCCTCTAGTTTTTTATCCGTACCTTTTTCGACCTTCGTGAACTGAATGGATCCTTTTGGGTCCTCGAAAATCAATTCATTCTCGAATGTCCCTGCATCTACTTCAGTATCATCCTTGTCGACGATCACCTCCCGGATTTCCGTGGACAACTGGTAGCCCTCCGGCGCAGCGATTTCTTTCACATAATAAGTACCATAGGATAGTTCCTTAAATGTTACGATTCCATCTTCACTTGATTGTACATCTGCGTGGTCCGCTTCTTTTGTACATTCCTTATCCATATATAAACGGAAAGTAGCACCTTCTAATTGTTTATCTGTTCCCTTTTCCACTTTCGTGAATTGGATAGATCCTTTTGGTTCTTCGATGATTATGCTATCGTATTCATTGTCAAATGTCCCCGCATCTACAACTTTCTTATCCACGGTCACCTCTCGGATTTCCGATGATAACTGATAGCCCATTGGCGCTTTGATCTCTTTTACATAATAGGTACCATAGGATAGTTCCTTAAATGTTACGATTCCATCTTCACTTGATTGTACATCTGCATGGTCCGCTTCCTTTGTACATTCTTTATCCACATACAGGCGGAAGATGGCTCCCTCAAGCTTTTTGTTCGTTCCCTTTTCCACTTTCGTGAATTGAATGGATCCTTTTGGGTCCTTAATTGGTTCGTCTTCCTCATCCTCCATTGGTAACTTTGCGTTAAACGGATAATGATGTGTTTCGATTCCTCCATGCTGCGAATGAATGAAATTTTCTACAATAAGCGTTCCATTTAATTGACCGCTGCCAGTAGGTGCTAATGTAGCATATGGTGCTAATATAGAACCGACCATACCAATATTACTCAAATCAAAGTTAATTAGTTCAGGAAAATTCCAGAGTATTCTCCCCCCATCAGATGGAGAAAAATCTTGATCACCTTTTTTTAAAGCAAACCCTGATAATCTTAAATCAGTACCTAATACATTTATTAGAACGGTTGCATCCTCTGGCACAATTAATTTGAATAATGATACCCCTTGGAAGTCTTCCGTTTTAAGTGTGAAAATATTTAATTCTGGATGATCCCCTTTTAACGTTAATGTTGAATACTGGTTTTCAAATGTACCATTGGGGGTCAATTGTGACCATTTAGACGTTTTGTTAATTAAATCTGCTTTAGCATCCGCAAATAAACCACTTACGTCCTCTCTTAAAGGCTCTTTCTGCCCATTATTATTTGTCATTGTATATTTTTCAATTGTCCCATTCACGCCAATAACTGTATTCCCATTGAAGTTTGTACCGCCTTCTGCATAGAGCTCCTCTCCAACGATCAAGTCATTTCGGCCAGCAGCAGAAGGCGTTAATTTATCTCCTATACCATAATTGGTATATTCGGCTCTCTTTCCTACCGCCACTCTTCCTTCTGAATCAGAGCTCATTTGAGTATGGTTTCCAAATACAAATACATT includes:
- the gerD gene encoding spore germination lipoprotein GerD; protein product: MSKKALGVAIACCSIALASGCSEGSDEKNADSYSDEKKMIVDVLETDEGKKAIQNALADKNVKAELIMDEETIKKTIETTLTSEKEMDFWKKAFSDHDFVKALAKGMKSSHTDLLKDLMKDPEYTALLTDVLKSADMQKEFISILKEKDVRKELKKLVTETLENPLYQEQISDILLKASDEKSSKKSEDSSSSQSEPSQ
- a CDS encoding DUF2521 family protein, producing the protein MNTVLNFTAFRKEKQQQYEREALKDFSLELLGRHYRHLAKGLKSLPGYPLEPAEEHCYDMAVESFLLGSAYSKFAKYGESPEEIMRRSKRELDALAAQLFYHLNQPMGEAAPFLEDTLRSLTREYVTTWWLEGYSKGIQRHKTRMKK
- a CDS encoding P-loop NTPase yields the protein MPKEEKGLLDSDTTFIAIASGKGGVGKSTVSVNLAVALARLGKKVGLVDADIYGFSVPDMMGIQERPTVKGERIYPVNRMGVKVISMGMFVEDNAPIIWRGPMLGKMLNNFFQEVEWGELDYLLLDLPPGTGDVALDVHSMLPSCKEIIVTTPHPTAAFVAARAGAMALRTNHEVIGVIENMSYYESKTTGEKEYVFGRGGGEKLADELEAELLGKLPLGQPDWNDEEFAPSIYAEDHPTGEIFTEMAEKITKIVGK
- the cwlD gene encoding N-acetylmuramoyl-L-alanine amidase CwlD, giving the protein MNLRKKLIVTGFLLGVAVLFLLTTYKMNQDASFKAWNLPLAGKVIIIDPGHGGIDGGAAFKGVIEKNITLPISMKLRDYLQEQGALVLMTREEDIDLADEKAGTVRERKRTDLINRTNFINESEADMFISVHANAFPQSKSKGAQTFYSPKFKENKRAAKLIQAELIRTLNNSTRHAKPLENVYLVKYAKKPGVLVEVGFLSNDQERKDLQNKVYQDDIALSIYTGVIRYFLKEDVAD
- a CDS encoding KinB-signaling pathway activation protein, with product MSSRYWVKLFMNTLFIGGITAGVVGLIVAWEDFRGQSLLGLFTSFLWLMGIGFIFSVISQMCFFAYLTVHRLGLSIFKSSFLWNAVQLVIVVIVLADLAYLRFVFFAGENEALSSFIGYPILLLIVGLVVGAAKVKQTNRHAFIPALFFMIVVTVIEWFPVLRVNEQEWMYYMLIPLLVCNAYQLLILPRYHEKSEQAAKEREERKRLNKRKTVQS
- a CDS encoding class D sortase, which gives rise to MRKIGGLLFLVGVVCLLYSYHIQEKQKESINQLQSVLEAIRNMDNTGRSESIKEELSSSFNIDKADIKRLIILSIPSIELEAPVLPEPTQEYLNVALTQIRKNQVPGQGNFTIAGHNSVVYGRHFNRLDEIKIGDQIQLEGKQGKFVYQVESKKIIKPTDVDVLNETPGKREITLITCTKSGAKRIAVKGHIIANE
- a CDS encoding SpaA isopeptide-forming pilin-related protein; the encoded protein is MKNRVLILSIIFTLFISWLPVQSSQAAGCDNLGIANDFNVFVFGNHTQMSSDSEGRVAVGKRAEYTNYGIGDKLTPSAAGRNDLIVGEELYAEGGTNFNGNTVIGVNGTIEKYTMTNNNGQKEPLREDVSGLFADAKADLINKTSKWSQLTPNGTFENQYSTLTLKGDHPELNIFTLKTEDFQGVSLFKLIVPEDATVLINVLGTDLRLSGFALKKGDQDFSPSDGGRILWNFPELINFDLSNIGMVGSILAPYATLAPTGSGQLNGTLIVENFIHSQHGGIETHHYPFNAKLPMEDEEDEPIKDPKGSIQFTKVEKGTNKKLEGAIFRLYVDKECTKEADHADVQSSEDGIVTFKELSYGTYYVKEIKAPMGYQLSSEIREVTVDKKVVDAGTFDNEYDSIIIEEPKGSIQFTKVEKGTDKQLEGATFRLYMDKECTKEADHADVQSSEDGIVTFKELSYGTYYVKEIAAPEGYQLSTEIREVIVDKDDTEVDAGTFENELIFEDPKGSIQFTKVEKGTDKKLEGATFRLYMDKECTKEAGHADVQSDKEGIISFKNLSYGTYYVKEVEAPEGYELSTEIREVTVDKEVVHAGTFENELIIIEEPKGSIQFRKIEKGTGKQLEGATFRLYMDKECTKEADHADVQSDKEGMVSFTELSYGTYYVKEVAAPEGYQLSTEVREVTVDKEVVDAGTFDNELIIVEEPKGSIQFTKIEKGTGKQLEGATFRLYMDKECTKEADHTDVKSNEDGIVSFTDLPYGTYYVKEVAAPEGYQLSTEIREVTVDGEVVDAGTFENELIIIEEPKGSIQFTKIEKGTGKQLEGATFRLYMDKECTKEAGHADVKSDKNGIVSFTELSYGTYYVKEIAAPKGYQLSTEVRMVTVDGEAVDAGTFDNELIIVEKGSIQFTKVEKGTGKQLEGATFRLYMDKECTKEAGHADVKSNEDGIVSFTNLPYGTYYVKEIVAPEGYQLSTEIRKVTVDKEKVDEKRFDNVPIKDETELGSIKIMKIDSKNKEVLEGAEFALYQGERFISTGKTDKHGIVTFEKLPYGTYYIKETKAPEGYQLSDAVITIEVNGNQTVEIEFENHLIEKEVITDSPEDDSSNIQVLVPEEPLASNPAGGVTEDSEDHNKTNIDVIDRLPQTGDTSSRILITLGIVLIMAGILLLTKRAKR